In Ferroplasma sp., a single window of DNA contains:
- a CDS encoding glycoside hydrolase family 15 protein, with amino-acid sequence MGSYRGLHNIKNTYSSDYLKIKDHGFIVNNRTAALVGLDGTIDWACFPDFNSNPVFDSILDAHKGGYLKTKPISACNVNQYYEEFTNILITEFINSNKVVLRLTDFLPVSVYSTINFPEIHRFIEAPNSDIDIAVDLKPDFNFGVDHIKIHENRYGYLFSSKGKTLGISTNLKLIKGKSNVYNNLTLKKGTYQWMVILSGVRQIGNVEQYSSYDRLEESRNYWRSWTGKINYSGLYYDYVLRSALTLKGLFYEPTGMMVAAPTTSLPEIIGGERNWDYRYTWIRDTAYVIESLSLIGLKDEASKFLYDLMAIVQKDSRVRTIYQINSMDDTNEMEINFSGYMDSRPVRIGNKASDQLQIDQYGSIVDAVFRFYEAGGLVTTYLWDFIIEILGTLKNMWHLPDSSIWEFRSEPKHYLYSKFISWTAFHRAILMGKSLGYSAPYREWMRVRREIRSEIMEKGYNPDVNAFTQYYGSDEVDGSILRMPLTGFIKATDPKFISTMEKVEKELRNEDGIFIRYKNDDGLKGKDNGFLLLSFWYIEDLILMGRLKDAKQTFENLLSYSNHLMLFSEELNFTDSSEMLGNFPQAITHLGVIRAAVKLNRAMRKKGVKIQ; translated from the coding sequence ATGGGTTCATACAGAGGTTTACATAATATAAAAAATACATACAGTTCAGATTACCTAAAAATAAAAGATCACGGATTTATCGTCAATAACAGAACCGCTGCCCTGGTGGGATTGGATGGCACCATAGACTGGGCATGTTTTCCAGATTTTAACTCAAACCCAGTTTTTGACTCTATTCTGGATGCACATAAGGGCGGGTACCTTAAAACAAAGCCGATCTCTGCATGCAACGTGAATCAGTATTATGAGGAATTTACCAATATACTTATTACTGAATTCATAAATTCCAATAAAGTAGTTCTAAGGCTTACAGATTTTCTCCCGGTTTCAGTATACAGTACCATAAATTTCCCGGAAATACATAGATTCATTGAAGCTCCAAATTCTGATATTGATATTGCTGTAGATTTAAAGCCAGATTTTAACTTCGGCGTAGATCACATAAAAATACATGAGAATAGATATGGATACCTTTTTTCATCAAAGGGTAAAACGTTGGGAATTTCCACAAATTTGAAACTTATAAAAGGAAAGAGCAACGTTTATAATAATTTAACCCTGAAGAAAGGGACATACCAGTGGATGGTAATATTGAGCGGTGTCAGGCAAATAGGCAACGTTGAACAGTACAGTTCATATGACAGACTTGAGGAAAGCCGGAATTACTGGAGGTCATGGACAGGTAAAATAAATTACAGCGGGCTTTATTACGACTATGTACTGAGATCAGCACTTACGCTAAAAGGTCTTTTCTATGAGCCAACAGGGATGATGGTCGCGGCCCCCACTACCAGCTTGCCTGAAATAATCGGCGGTGAGCGGAACTGGGATTACCGTTATACGTGGATACGTGATACGGCATATGTAATAGAATCCCTATCTCTTATCGGTCTGAAAGATGAGGCTTCAAAATTTCTTTACGACTTAATGGCAATTGTCCAGAAAGATTCACGGGTTAGGACCATATATCAGATTAATTCCATGGATGATACCAATGAAATGGAAATAAATTTTTCAGGATATATGGATTCACGCCCTGTAAGAATAGGAAATAAAGCCTCAGATCAGCTACAGATAGACCAGTATGGCTCAATTGTAGATGCAGTGTTCCGGTTTTATGAGGCAGGTGGCCTGGTTACAACGTATCTGTGGGATTTTATTATAGAAATACTGGGCACTTTAAAGAATATGTGGCACCTTCCAGATTCCAGCATATGGGAATTCAGATCAGAACCGAAACATTACCTCTATTCTAAATTTATTTCATGGACAGCATTCCACAGGGCCATTCTCATGGGAAAGTCACTTGGTTACAGTGCTCCCTACCGTGAATGGATGAGAGTCAGAAGGGAAATCAGGTCTGAGATCATGGAGAAGGGATATAATCCGGATGTAAATGCATTCACACAGTATTACGGCAGTGATGAGGTAGATGGGTCAATTTTAAGAATGCCCCTGACCGGATTTATAAAAGCCACCGACCCGAAATTCATCTCAACCATGGAAAAAGTTGAGAAAGAACTAAGGAATGAGGATGGCATTTTTATCAGGTACAAAAATGATGATGGTTTGAAGGGAAAGGACAATGGATTTCTTTTGCTTTCCTTCTGGTACATCGAGGATTTAATCCTTATGGGCCGTTTAAAGGATGCAAAGCAAACTTTTGAAAATTTACTATCATACTCCAACCATCTTATGCTGTTTTCAGAAGAATTAAATTTCACCGATAGCAGTGAAATGCTGGGAAACTTTCCGCAGGCAATTACACACCTTGGCGTTATAAGAGCCGCTGTTAAATTGAACAGGGCTATGAGGAAAAAAGGGGTCAAAATTCAATAA
- a CDS encoding trehalose-6-phosphate synthase, translating into MDRLLIVTSRAPFSYRSQGGKDIRVPNVGGVATAMDSVLKKYGGTWICWGDSKNDLEHKEEDVGRYTIRRIYLTAREKLGFYNSYSNRVLWPLFHYFRNNIQMDDTGFKYYYIANEKFARAIMEKVDGKTTIWVHDYQLMMVPSILRNMGVNNNIIFSWHIPWVSPEFFSIIPEGKFLARSVSKANMVTFHTRLYEKNFRNTLKYSNIKLVSHLRTLSVPLGIDTKIYTPLTGKHGLHHTKRVPIIFSIDRMDYTKGLIQRVRAIDKVLSYRNDLSGKFVYLMNVTPSRAGIPEYDDIKNHLEMEIGRVNGLYSTATWIPIVYMYRKIPFKSLLNLYSSADIALITPLVDGLNLVSKEFVATTRKGILILSKFAGAADGLKGALIVNPNNINELANSIVRALEMGSDERRLRLEKMKKHILSRNSNWWYRRIINAADSNYGNE; encoded by the coding sequence ATGGATCGGCTTCTTATTGTTACCAGCAGGGCACCATTTTCATACCGGTCCCAGGGAGGGAAAGATATCAGGGTACCAAACGTGGGAGGTGTAGCAACTGCAATGGATAGTGTTCTTAAAAAGTATGGCGGAACCTGGATCTGCTGGGGTGATAGTAAAAATGACCTGGAACATAAGGAGGAGGATGTAGGGAGGTATACCATCAGGCGTATATACCTGACCGCCAGGGAGAAACTAGGATTTTACAACAGCTATTCAAACAGGGTATTATGGCCACTTTTTCATTATTTCAGGAATAATATACAGATGGATGACACCGGTTTCAAATATTATTATATTGCTAATGAAAAATTTGCAAGGGCCATTATGGAAAAAGTTGATGGTAAAACAACCATCTGGGTCCACGATTACCAGCTAATGATGGTACCGTCAATACTTCGCAATATGGGAGTAAATAATAATATCATTTTTTCCTGGCATATCCCCTGGGTATCGCCAGAGTTTTTCAGCATTATCCCTGAGGGCAAATTCCTGGCAAGGAGTGTGTCAAAGGCAAATATGGTAACATTTCATACCCGTCTTTATGAAAAAAATTTCCGCAATACACTGAAATATAGTAATATTAAGCTTGTAAGCCATCTAAGGACGCTTTCTGTACCACTGGGCATAGATACAAAAATTTACACCCCGCTGACAGGAAAACACGGATTGCACCATACTAAAAGGGTCCCCATCATATTTTCAATAGACAGGATGGATTACACCAAAGGTCTCATTCAGAGGGTCAGGGCCATAGACAAGGTATTAAGCTACAGAAATGATCTCTCGGGGAAATTTGTATATCTGATGAACGTAACTCCCAGCAGGGCCGGCATTCCGGAATATGATGATATCAAAAATCACCTGGAGATGGAGATTGGAAGGGTTAACGGTCTTTACAGCACGGCCACATGGATACCCATAGTATATATGTACCGCAAGATACCCTTCAAATCGCTTTTAAATCTTTATTCAAGTGCTGATATTGCACTTATTACCCCTCTTGTTGATGGGCTTAATCTTGTGAGCAAGGAGTTTGTGGCAACAACAAGAAAGGGGATACTTATACTCTCAAAGTTCGCCGGTGCTGCAGATGGGTTAAAGGGGGCATTAATCGTGAATCCCAATAATATAAATGAGCTGGCTAATTCTATAGTACGTGCCCTTGAGATGGGCAGTGATGAGCGTAGATTGAGGCTTGAAAAGATGAAGAAACATATACTTTCCAGAAATAGCAACTGGTGGTACAGAAGAATTATAAATGCTGCTGATAGTAATTATGGTAATGAATGA